A window of the Schlesneria paludicola DSM 18645 genome harbors these coding sequences:
- a CDS encoding tetratricopeptide repeat protein, producing the protein MSANAHPLPQQIARSPASGSPNPWILSSWWDQLLIVSTPLLVVPIVFLLASPWVGVQAETIAIVVTAFFALGHHLPGMIRAYGDQELFQRFRLRFILTPLTLIAVSVPLYRHHYDVFLLTLYFWGCWHGLMQLYGFVRIYDAKVGSTAPITAYLDWLMCLSWFPTALLFSHRRTAEFLGFWYSFGGPTIPPAAIPAFRWGALALSISVMIAFLVNYAVQSARGRPPNPVKVMMLASGIGFWWFSFVYLQFSGLSVTLYEIAHDVQYMAITWLYNCRRVKSNPEFDGFMRFVFRRGMALLYLGLIAGYGALGLVPTLVQDGSVFAFFNAFILISTILHYYYDGFIWKVREKSTQTSLGVAEADRPPRPTLAGPGGFAHLMKWSPAILFVGWLFVTDLTDPSLSAETKKNLTQQYEQQLSNSTALPKSEDEQSWLYTEFVQAQNIAASVPDDESAQMRAAFMLANFGQNEEATKLLERLVQRQPSSADGHQLLGEVYVHRGSFGQAIQSFEAALSFAKTKKQRTNANLKLGEIYLVQKDSDRAKAHFQAAVNESPQIQSVLKSLRKNEPNSVPEN; encoded by the coding sequence ATGTCCGCGAACGCACATCCTTTGCCTCAGCAGATCGCACGATCGCCAGCGTCCGGCTCCCCCAACCCTTGGATCTTGAGTTCGTGGTGGGACCAACTGCTGATTGTCTCCACCCCGTTACTAGTGGTCCCGATCGTCTTCCTTCTCGCGTCGCCGTGGGTGGGTGTGCAGGCGGAAACGATTGCGATCGTGGTCACCGCGTTTTTTGCCTTGGGTCATCACTTGCCCGGGATGATTCGCGCGTATGGCGACCAGGAGCTTTTCCAGAGGTTTCGGCTGCGATTCATCCTGACGCCACTGACCCTGATTGCGGTGAGCGTCCCGCTGTATCGTCACCATTACGACGTCTTTCTCTTGACTCTCTACTTCTGGGGGTGCTGGCACGGCTTGATGCAGCTTTATGGCTTCGTCCGGATTTACGACGCAAAAGTGGGCTCGACCGCCCCCATCACGGCATATCTGGACTGGCTGATGTGCCTGAGCTGGTTTCCAACCGCCTTGCTATTCTCACATAGACGGACTGCCGAGTTCCTGGGGTTCTGGTATTCCTTCGGGGGACCAACAATTCCCCCCGCTGCAATCCCGGCCTTTCGCTGGGGGGCTCTGGCACTGTCGATCAGCGTCATGATCGCGTTTCTGGTGAATTACGCAGTCCAGTCTGCTCGGGGCCGCCCCCCGAATCCCGTCAAAGTGATGATGCTTGCCAGCGGAATCGGCTTCTGGTGGTTCTCATTCGTCTATCTGCAATTCAGCGGCCTCAGCGTGACTCTTTACGAAATTGCCCATGACGTGCAGTACATGGCGATCACGTGGCTCTACAACTGTCGACGGGTGAAATCGAATCCCGAGTTTGATGGCTTCATGCGATTCGTCTTTCGACGCGGCATGGCACTGCTTTACCTGGGCTTGATCGCAGGTTACGGAGCACTCGGCCTGGTACCGACGCTCGTGCAGGATGGCTCGGTGTTTGCATTCTTCAACGCATTCATTCTGATCTCAACAATCCTGCACTACTACTACGATGGTTTCATTTGGAAGGTCCGAGAAAAGTCGACCCAGACCAGCCTCGGCGTTGCCGAAGCAGACCGCCCGCCACGACCAACGCTCGCAGGTCCAGGCGGATTTGCACATTTGATGAAGTGGAGTCCGGCAATTCTCTTCGTGGGATGGCTCTTCGTCACAGACCTGACCGACCCTTCCTTATCGGCAGAGACCAAGAAGAACCTCACGCAGCAGTACGAACAGCAACTCTCGAACTCAACGGCCCTTCCGAAAAGTGAGGACGAACAGAGTTGGCTTTACACCGAATTCGTTCAAGCTCAAAACATCGCCGCTTCGGTTCCCGATGACGAAAGCGCTCAAATGCGTGCCGCGTTCATGCTGGCCAATTTCGGCCAGAATGAGGAAGCCACGAAACTTCTCGAACGGCTTGTCCAGCGCCAGCCGTCCTCGGCTGACGGCCACCAGTTGCTGGGTGAAGTCTATGTTCACCGTGGCAGCTTCGGTCAGGCAATTCAAAGCTTCGAAGCCGCGCTTTCATTCGCAAAAACGAAGAAGCAGCGCACAAATGCCAACCTGAAATTGGGCGAGATCTACCTGGTCCAGAAAGATTCGGACAGGGCCAAAGCCCATTTTCAGGCCGCGGTGAATGAGAGCCCTCAAATACAATCCGTGCTCAAAAGCCTGCGGAAGAACGAGCCCAACAGCGTGCCGGAGAACTAA
- a CDS encoding type 1 glutamine amidotransferase family protein, with protein MPSFFLRNRIQHPSQSRLNVLGLVVLAILGWCPLGACQSEQTGTVDQSTLKREFQFSVQFASESGTSAYIPEKWGSLRIHLMNARSAPRELLCSTYFDQDASLQYGRHVWVPAQSVLRTEHPVLIPKCDRTKGRNLEVHSLIFDASTPNETLVRSDGGILRHDAAVLVTHESRNTAIIGKPTLVAVTEPIDSEIAEARKRLVDDPQAEITDLVAACRVGLKMNNRITMLGEAFLPANDSDLDGLDQIVVADDRIVNDFAATAALRQWVNAGGHLWIMLDRVSPVVLEMLLGDDFTGYVVDRVGLTSVRIDEAPSLSDPAGAIGETNTHDNPVELVRMVAPDANVTHQVNGWPAAITMTRGDGKVLITTLGARGWMKKQPDGAVRPTDPLMLSDYKPTESMTNIADDFFRLRSPELLRSEAIAPQVHEYIGYSILSWWLIVGTLLAFSAGIVAIGIWLMRRGQLEQLVWFGSALALAVSLFLIQAGRMNRQGIPATIASVQLIQTIRGTDQLRTNGLLSTYQPEGSEFPIETTHGGRMLPDMTGLEQTSRRMVTTDLGVNHWDNLPQPPGVRSATFEHSQSDADRMAAYITFDAHGVSGTYRGSLPPGTDPILATRDGRLGLTMNSDGTFVGRGDDVFENGQYLSASLLSDEQDRRRRTLKELLDNPKRPDYPGLPQLMFWTGPKDNGFRFGEGLKAQGASLVAVPLVIERPVNGTQIMIPSPLLSYDNRRSPDGTQASAMWNPMKHEWQERSTPGLVWLSFQIPRALMPVVSKRAQIDLKVTGPIGRVELMGLKEGNVVNLKSIVNPVGSLTIEITDPEALTIDSQGRLSLGLSAGHSDQAVPAGNSTDNPQTDGTVPNMNKNAKANYWRIESLSLQLWAETTEPNTKD; from the coding sequence ATGCCGTCTTTTTTCTTACGCAACCGAATCCAGCACCCGTCTCAATCCCGCTTGAATGTCCTCGGCCTTGTTGTGCTCGCAATTCTTGGCTGGTGTCCACTCGGCGCGTGCCAGTCGGAGCAGACCGGAACCGTGGATCAGTCCACGCTGAAGCGCGAGTTTCAGTTTTCTGTCCAATTCGCTTCCGAATCAGGAACCAGCGCCTATATTCCCGAGAAATGGGGCTCGCTCCGAATCCACCTGATGAATGCCCGGTCGGCACCGCGAGAGCTGCTGTGTTCCACCTATTTCGATCAAGACGCCAGCCTGCAATACGGACGACATGTCTGGGTTCCAGCGCAGTCGGTACTCCGTACAGAACATCCGGTCCTGATCCCGAAATGCGATCGTACCAAGGGACGCAACCTCGAAGTGCATTCCCTGATCTTCGACGCTTCAACACCGAATGAAACACTCGTCAGAAGTGACGGTGGCATTCTGCGACACGATGCGGCGGTGTTAGTCACGCATGAATCGCGAAACACCGCGATCATCGGCAAGCCAACCCTCGTGGCAGTCACGGAGCCGATCGACAGCGAGATTGCCGAGGCACGCAAAAGACTCGTCGACGATCCTCAGGCAGAGATCACCGATCTGGTGGCGGCATGTCGCGTCGGACTGAAAATGAATAACCGCATCACCATGCTTGGCGAGGCCTTTCTTCCCGCCAATGATAGTGATTTGGACGGACTGGATCAGATCGTCGTCGCCGATGACCGAATCGTCAATGATTTTGCTGCGACAGCCGCCCTGCGTCAGTGGGTCAATGCCGGCGGCCATCTTTGGATTATGCTTGATCGCGTCAGCCCCGTCGTCCTGGAGATGTTGCTGGGCGACGACTTCACAGGCTACGTTGTTGACCGCGTCGGCCTGACATCCGTACGCATCGATGAAGCTCCCAGCCTGTCAGATCCTGCAGGAGCCATCGGCGAGACGAACACGCATGACAATCCCGTCGAACTCGTCCGAATGGTCGCCCCCGACGCCAACGTCACACATCAGGTGAACGGCTGGCCCGCGGCGATCACCATGACGCGTGGCGATGGCAAGGTGTTGATCACCACACTTGGCGCACGAGGCTGGATGAAGAAGCAGCCCGACGGCGCGGTGAGGCCAACCGATCCGCTGATGCTGTCGGACTACAAGCCGACCGAATCCATGACTAACATCGCAGACGATTTCTTTCGCCTACGCAGTCCCGAACTGCTGCGATCCGAGGCCATCGCTCCGCAGGTCCACGAATACATCGGATACAGCATTCTCTCGTGGTGGTTGATTGTCGGTACGCTGCTGGCGTTCTCGGCAGGCATCGTCGCAATCGGCATCTGGCTGATGCGTCGTGGTCAACTCGAACAACTCGTCTGGTTCGGCTCGGCTCTGGCATTGGCCGTAAGTCTGTTCCTGATTCAGGCGGGGCGAATGAATCGTCAGGGAATCCCCGCCACCATCGCCAGCGTGCAACTGATCCAGACGATCCGCGGGACGGACCAACTTCGCACCAATGGACTTCTTTCTACCTATCAGCCAGAGGGCAGTGAATTCCCGATCGAGACGACGCACGGTGGACGAATGTTGCCGGATATGACCGGCTTGGAACAAACCTCACGACGAATGGTCACGACGGATCTCGGCGTAAATCATTGGGACAACTTGCCGCAACCTCCAGGAGTTCGCTCGGCCACGTTCGAACATTCCCAGAGTGATGCAGATCGTATGGCGGCCTACATCACATTCGATGCGCATGGGGTTTCCGGGACATATCGGGGCTCTCTTCCGCCGGGCACCGATCCAATCCTCGCGACGCGCGACGGTCGATTGGGCCTGACGATGAACAGCGATGGAACATTCGTCGGTCGCGGGGATGATGTCTTTGAAAATGGGCAATACCTGAGTGCCAGCTTGCTCAGTGACGAGCAGGATCGACGACGACGCACATTGAAAGAACTGCTCGACAATCCCAAACGCCCCGATTATCCCGGCCTGCCGCAACTCATGTTCTGGACAGGCCCAAAAGACAACGGATTCCGTTTTGGCGAGGGCCTGAAGGCACAGGGTGCGTCCCTGGTCGCCGTGCCTCTGGTGATCGAACGCCCGGTCAATGGGACACAGATCATGATTCCATCGCCGCTGCTCAGCTACGACAACCGTCGAAGCCCCGATGGCACCCAGGCGTCCGCGATGTGGAATCCCATGAAGCACGAGTGGCAGGAACGATCGACTCCAGGACTGGTGTGGCTTAGCTTTCAGATTCCACGTGCCTTGATGCCGGTTGTCTCGAAGCGGGCACAAATCGACCTGAAGGTGACGGGCCCGATTGGACGGGTCGAGCTGATGGGTTTGAAAGAGGGAAACGTGGTCAACCTGAAGTCCATTGTGAATCCCGTGGGATCGCTCACAATCGAGATCACAGACCCCGAGGCATTGACGATCGACTCCCAGGGACGATTGTCACTCGGCCTGAGCGCCGGGCATTCCGATCAAGCCGTCCCCGCGGGAAACTCGACGGACAATCCTCAAACGGACGGCACGGTGCCGAACATGAACAAAAACGCGAAAGCCAATTACTGGCGTATCGAATCGCTATCACTACAACTCTGGGCAGAGACGACAGAACCGAATACGAAGGACTGA
- a CDS encoding ABC transporter ATP-binding protein produces the protein MALNKSSTATGNRPALVIEHLTKQYGSFTALNDLNLTLGTGEILGLIGPNGAGKTTTIKVLVGLIRPTSGVAMIEGVDCVKDSQKIKRLVGYMPDTFGSYDNMRVREYLDFFGATFGIPPKVRAKRIDEVMEITNTAYMKDRFVESLSHGMQQRVGLARTLIHDPKFLILDEPVNGLDPQARIEMRDLLIQLAQRGKTLMVTSHILPELARICTRVAIVTHGKLRAFGTVEEIGRQVSQQRTMELNLISAEQVAAAAAIIRQSIEPNAEVTEVPAEAAVRFRTARPEEELGNLLTRLIQGGIHVTQFREVQTDLEEAFMSFARPQEAAAKPAAPTGATHV, from the coding sequence ATGGCTTTGAACAAATCTTCGACAGCGACCGGAAACCGCCCCGCGCTCGTCATCGAACATCTCACGAAACAATACGGATCATTCACCGCATTGAATGACCTGAATTTGACTTTGGGCACCGGCGAAATCCTGGGCCTTATCGGTCCAAATGGCGCGGGGAAAACCACGACGATCAAGGTTCTGGTCGGCTTGATCCGGCCCACCTCGGGCGTCGCCATGATCGAAGGCGTCGACTGCGTCAAAGACTCGCAGAAGATCAAACGGCTGGTCGGGTATATGCCCGATACGTTCGGATCGTACGACAATATGCGCGTTCGTGAGTATCTGGACTTCTTTGGTGCCACGTTTGGAATTCCACCGAAGGTGCGCGCCAAGCGAATCGATGAAGTCATGGAAATCACCAACACGGCCTACATGAAAGACCGATTCGTCGAAAGCCTGAGCCATGGGATGCAGCAGCGTGTCGGTCTGGCACGCACGCTGATTCATGATCCCAAGTTTCTGATTCTGGATGAACCGGTCAATGGCCTTGATCCTCAGGCCCGCATCGAGATGCGCGATCTGTTGATCCAGCTCGCGCAGCGCGGCAAGACATTGATGGTGACCAGCCACATTCTGCCGGAACTGGCACGGATCTGTACACGCGTGGCGATCGTGACACACGGGAAGCTGCGCGCATTCGGGACCGTGGAAGAAATTGGACGTCAGGTCAGCCAGCAGCGCACGATGGAATTGAATCTGATTTCCGCCGAACAGGTCGCGGCCGCGGCGGCGATCATCCGTCAATCGATCGAGCCCAATGCGGAAGTCACCGAGGTCCCGGCTGAAGCAGCAGTTCGTTTCCGCACGGCCCGTCCTGAAGAAGAGCTCGGCAACCTGCTGACCCGGCTGATCCAAGGCGGCATCCACGTGACACAGTTCCGTGAAGTCCAGACCGACCTCGAAGAAGCCTTCATGTCCTTCGCTCGTCCGCAGGAAGCTGCGGCCAAGCCTGCGGCTCCGACAGGAGCGACCCATGTTTAA
- a CDS encoding ABC transporter permease yields MFKSIVQRELTSLLRRKRMMVLQSGLVILFGLLVALRWPTDARVAMTGTRSQQVFLLFSAGLMATMLFLLPVFPSTSLVKERKQGTLALLLNTPLGPFRIYFGKLASVLMIAGMILAMSLPAASACYAMGGLSLYKDLFRIYLLLGLVALEYSALALLISSFATTIDGAVRTTYGTVLALSVLTLGPHYFFQGTTGLSADIGELLRCLSPLSALMSLTGAGDAGNQGLTTKVDLLGRFLISSLTVTVIASIWTISRLNHTIFDRNRSAGTISDDQTASVQAVRRVFFLIDPQRRSSGISSWVNPMMVKEFRCRRFGRLHWLIRLVSVCAMLSLGLTYAATAGTLDWGVETIGGIMVVMQVALVILITPSLAAGLISSERESRGWQLLRTTPMSVFRIVWGKLLSVILPLMLILCATLPGYVVMVYIEPGMSLQVQRVVICLVATAVFAMLLSAAVGSLFLRTAAATAAAYGALLSICCLPLLIWMGRDAPFGHSTVEAALSINPIAAALSVIRMPGFQNYTLIPVNWWFMGIFSLVSLCVLLGQSYRISRPQ; encoded by the coding sequence ATGTTTAAATCGATCGTACAACGGGAACTGACGTCGCTATTGAGACGCAAGCGGATGATGGTTCTGCAAAGCGGGCTGGTGATCCTGTTTGGATTGCTGGTCGCATTACGCTGGCCAACGGACGCACGTGTCGCCATGACGGGGACACGCTCGCAGCAGGTCTTCCTGCTGTTCAGCGCCGGCTTGATGGCCACGATGCTGTTCCTGCTTCCCGTATTTCCTTCGACCAGCCTGGTGAAAGAACGGAAGCAGGGAACACTGGCGCTGCTACTCAACACGCCACTTGGACCGTTTCGAATCTACTTCGGCAAGCTGGCGTCGGTCCTGATGATTGCCGGAATGATTCTCGCCATGAGCCTGCCTGCGGCGAGTGCCTGTTACGCCATGGGCGGACTGTCGCTGTACAAGGATCTTTTTCGAATCTATTTGCTGCTCGGACTCGTAGCGCTCGAGTATTCCGCACTGGCGCTGCTGATCAGCAGTTTTGCGACCACCATCGACGGTGCGGTGCGGACCACCTATGGAACAGTCCTGGCTCTGAGCGTCCTGACGCTCGGCCCGCACTATTTCTTCCAGGGAACGACGGGCCTGTCCGCCGATATCGGTGAACTCTTGCGATGCCTGTCGCCGCTCTCGGCACTGATGTCTCTGACGGGGGCGGGTGATGCCGGCAACCAAGGGCTAACCACCAAGGTCGATCTGCTGGGACGATTCCTGATTTCGTCGCTGACGGTGACAGTGATCGCGTCGATTTGGACGATCTCGCGGTTGAACCATACCATTTTCGATCGGAACCGATCGGCCGGCACAATCAGTGACGACCAGACGGCGTCGGTTCAAGCGGTCCGCCGGGTCTTCTTCCTGATTGATCCACAGCGACGATCGAGCGGAATCTCGTCCTGGGTGAACCCCATGATGGTCAAGGAATTCCGGTGCCGGCGCTTCGGTCGTCTGCACTGGTTGATTCGCCTGGTCTCGGTTTGTGCCATGCTGTCGCTGGGTCTGACCTATGCCGCCACCGCCGGAACACTCGACTGGGGTGTCGAGACAATCGGCGGCATCATGGTTGTGATGCAGGTCGCGCTAGTGATCTTGATTACCCCCAGCCTTGCCGCCGGGTTAATCAGCAGCGAGCGAGAAAGCCGCGGCTGGCAGCTGCTGCGCACGACGCCAATGTCGGTCTTTCGCATCGTCTGGGGTAAGCTGCTGAGCGTGATTTTGCCACTCATGCTGATCCTTTGCGCCACGCTGCCCGGCTACGTGGTGATGGTCTACATCGAGCCTGGAATGTCGCTGCAGGTGCAACGTGTCGTGATCTGCCTCGTCGCAACCGCCGTGTTCGCGATGCTCTTAAGCGCGGCCGTTGGAAGCCTGTTCCTTCGCACGGCGGCCGCCACGGCCGCCGCCTATGGCGCGTTGCTTTCGATCTGCTGCCTGCCCCTGCTGATTTGGATGGGACGGGACGCCCCTTTCGGACACAGCACGGTGGAAGCGGCACTCAGCATCAATCCCATCGCGGCGGCACTCTCAGTGATTCGGATGCCCGGATTTCAAAACTATACGCTGATCCCGGTCAATTGGTGGTTCATGGGAATTTTCTCACTGGTGTCGTTGTGCGTCTTGCTGGGGCAGTCGTATCGCATTTCACGGCCGCAGTAA
- a CDS encoding HEAT repeat domain-containing protein yields the protein MSHSTSICSLILLFTLVAPVQAELSPDFQMETDPEFHALPFTKDFRRDFKGVWLQALQRPEADYQRMAAETVARAHEHGIPDLNQLVPALEKILTAPQSHSTARYAAARALIVLQSRDSAAILLEAGIQHGSDLRQLTEPALAEWDFTPARAVWTKRIQSPQTFPRDFILALRGLGRTREANVLPLVSKIAMDPLRPAHVRLEAAHAAGEISESGLEADADALAQDRRVNPLINRLCAVQLLTRHSSEQSRQLLFELARDPEPSLAVAALKRLNEIDPDLVLPLAEQAMQNADPLVRQEGANAYLHRPTPERVNRLTRLIDDDHPPLRQRVAESVYRLAEDPQLGEVIRAEAVQVLAGDRWQGQLQAILVLGMLDHKPAADRFVVLMESPRSDVRIHAAWGLRKLAEPRTIPVIVEKIRALTDERQTRSVPGLDEQVAHLFEACGKMQAKDAEPLMLQYVPRDSTRSKDVSRGAAIWALGQLHEGNLDESLADALIDRVQDSGLKPPESPLVKQMAVVALVRMRATKYASDLKSSLGLHSPALPLDLAARWGFHELTGEQLPPAVPRTYPDGVWFLEPLTPSTAN from the coding sequence ATGTCGCATTCAACATCGATCTGCAGCCTGATTCTGCTCTTCACGCTGGTCGCGCCCGTGCAGGCAGAGCTGTCACCTGATTTCCAGATGGAAACAGATCCGGAATTCCACGCACTTCCTTTTACGAAGGATTTTCGACGGGACTTCAAAGGCGTCTGGCTGCAGGCCCTGCAACGGCCCGAAGCCGACTATCAGCGAATGGCTGCCGAAACGGTGGCGCGCGCTCATGAGCACGGCATTCCCGATCTGAATCAATTGGTTCCCGCACTCGAAAAGATCCTGACCGCCCCGCAATCGCATTCGACCGCACGTTACGCGGCGGCACGCGCATTGATTGTCCTGCAATCACGCGATTCCGCTGCCATTCTGCTCGAAGCGGGCATCCAACATGGTTCCGATCTGCGACAACTGACCGAGCCCGCGCTCGCGGAATGGGATTTCACTCCGGCACGTGCTGTTTGGACCAAGCGGATTCAATCGCCCCAGACCTTTCCTCGAGATTTCATCCTTGCCCTGCGCGGCTTGGGGCGAACCCGCGAGGCGAACGTCCTTCCGCTTGTCTCAAAAATCGCGATGGACCCGCTACGTCCAGCACACGTTCGGCTCGAGGCCGCGCATGCCGCAGGCGAAATTTCGGAATCGGGACTCGAAGCAGATGCCGACGCATTGGCGCAAGATCGGCGCGTCAACCCCTTGATCAACCGGCTGTGCGCCGTCCAATTGTTGACGCGACATTCCTCGGAACAATCACGCCAGTTGCTTTTCGAACTGGCACGCGACCCCGAACCGTCACTGGCGGTCGCCGCATTGAAACGACTCAACGAAATCGATCCTGACCTCGTTCTGCCCCTCGCCGAACAGGCCATGCAGAATGCCGATCCACTCGTCCGGCAAGAAGGTGCGAACGCCTATCTCCATCGCCCAACGCCCGAACGCGTCAATCGGCTCACTCGCTTAATCGACGACGATCATCCTCCCTTGCGCCAACGTGTCGCGGAAAGTGTCTACCGCCTTGCAGAGGATCCTCAGCTTGGCGAAGTGATTCGTGCCGAGGCCGTACAGGTCCTGGCAGGAGATCGCTGGCAGGGACAACTGCAGGCGATATTGGTCCTGGGGATGCTCGATCACAAGCCAGCGGCAGACCGATTCGTGGTACTCATGGAGTCCCCTCGCAGTGACGTCAGGATCCACGCAGCGTGGGGCCTTCGCAAGCTGGCCGAACCACGGACAATTCCGGTGATCGTCGAAAAAATCCGAGCGCTCACAGACGAGCGGCAGACACGTTCAGTTCCCGGTCTCGATGAACAGGTCGCTCATTTATTCGAGGCCTGTGGAAAAATGCAGGCCAAGGACGCCGAGCCGTTGATGCTGCAATACGTCCCCCGAGACTCCACGCGTTCAAAGGACGTGTCACGCGGTGCCGCGATCTGGGCCCTGGGACAACTGCACGAAGGAAATCTGGATGAATCGCTCGCCGATGCCTTGATTGATCGCGTCCAGGACTCTGGCCTCAAGCCACCCGAAAGTCCCCTCGTCAAGCAAATGGCTGTCGTTGCGCTGGTCCGCATGAGAGCCACAAAATATGCCTCAGATCTCAAGTCGTCACTCGGCCTGCACAGTCCCGCTTTGCCACTCGACTTGGCGGCACGCTGGGGCTTTCATGAACTGACCGGAGAACAGCTTCCACCAGCGGTGCCACGGACATACCCGGATGGTGTTTGGTTCCTTGAACCGCTGACCCCATCGACGGCGAATTAG